One segment of Campylobacter hominis ATCC BAA-381 DNA contains the following:
- a CDS encoding NrdR family transcriptional regulator, with protein sequence MICPYCANEKTNVIATVKGLVNERFRKCPKCGRTFSTIEKIKSKDEELIEYEKVVKESLKGS encoded by the coding sequence ATGATCTGTCCATATTGTGCTAATGAAAAAACAAATGTCATCGCTACTGTTAAAGGGCTAGTTAATGAAAGGTTTAGAAAATGCCCAAAATGCGGTAGGACTTTTAGCACAATCGAAAAAATAAAATCAAAAGATGAAGAGTTAATAGAGTATGAAAAGGTGGTTAAAGAGAGTTTAAAGGGTAGTTAA
- a CDS encoding phage protein GemA/Gp16 family protein, with amino-acid sequence MTENQRILRNNLLKRIHLNSEYKALKENDAWQMWLELRFDVTSSADLSIDELKSALEMLISGEFKKYEPDALGRNIIKNMKIKKAKKSNENKKITPAQYNYIKYLANRLGFSDKKLMIYVIKQIKVFIRLDSQLKRVSLNDARRIITGLEKMCKFYKK; translated from the coding sequence ATGACCGAAAATCAAAGAATTCTAAGAAATAATTTGCTTAAAAGAATTCATCTAAACAGCGAATATAAAGCTCTAAAAGAAAATGACGCATGGCAGATGTGGCTTGAGCTTAGGTTTGATGTAACAAGCTCTGCGGATCTTTCTATCGATGAACTTAAAAGCGCCCTTGAAATGCTAATAAGCGGCGAATTCAAAAAGTATGAGCCGGATGCACTAGGTAGAAATATAATCAAAAATATGAAAATAAAAAAAGCCAAAAAATCTAATGAAAATAAAAAAATAACTCCGGCTCAATATAACTACATAAAATACCTTGCAAACAGGCTTGGCTTTAGCGATAAAAAACTGATGATATATGTAATAAAACAGATAAAAGTCTTCATAAGGCTTGATAGCCAACTTAAAAGAGTGAGCTTAAATGATGCAAGGCGTATTATCACAGGCTTAGAAAAAATGTGTAAATTTTATAAGAAATAA